In the genome of Roseovarius sp. Pro17, the window GTATCTCAGCTTCGACATTTCCGTCGCCGTCTTGGTGGGCTTCATCGCGCTGGCGGGCGTGGCGGTCGAGACAGCCATCGTGATGCTGCTTTATCTCAACCTCGCCTGGGACAAGCGCAAGGAGCGGGCGATACTTGAATCGCGGCTGATGACCGCGACCGATGTCGAGGAGGTGGTGTTCGAAGGCGCGCTCTTGCGAGTGCGCCCCAAGATCATGACCGTCGCAACAATTTTCGCAGGCCTGATCCCGATCATGTACGGCACGGGGACCGGTTCGGAGATCATGCAGCGGATCGCCGCGCCCATGGTGGGCGGCATGGCAACCGCGACCTTGCTGACCCTGTTCGTGATCCCGTCCATCTTCGTGATCTGGAAGCGGCTGGCCCTGAAACGGGTCAACCGTGAATTGCAGCGCCCGGCCCCGACCGATGCAATTGCTACCCTGGCCGAATGACGCTTGGCCATAACTCCACTGAAAGGACTACCAATGAAAACCCTCTCACTTTCGATCCTCGCCCTTGTGTTGTCAGCGCCTCTGGCGCTGGCGCAGACCAGCAGCGAGATGAATCATTCAGAGATGCAGATGAGCGACGTGCAGATGAAGGTGCGGTGCAAACCACGGCCATCTTGAATTCCATCGGCGACAGCACCGTCAATGTCAGCCATCATCCGATCCCGGAAATCGGCTGGCCCGCGATGACGATAGATTTCTCTCTCACTGCCGAGGCGCAGATGATGGGCGAGGTTTCAGTCGGAGACAAAGTTACTCTGATCCTTAGTCATGAACATCTCCTTCTTCCCTAATCTGGGAGGTTAAAGGATATGTCCCGCGAGTAACGGCATATCTACAGCATCAAGAACGCCCCTGCTTTTATCAGCTTGCGGCGAACGGAGACGGCACGCCATGGCGCGCGAGCGAAAGACATATACGCAAAAGGAGGGCGCCGGGCAGGACGGTGCCCGGCCCAATGCGCATGCTTCCGAGCTTTGCGGACTTGCCAGCCAGCCCGACAGCCCCCATCCTGCGCTCATCGCTCTCGTAAAGCTTTTGGCGCGTCAGGCTGCCCGCGAGGCCGACCTGACACAGGACTGCGACACGCTCCGCAAGACTGATTAGGAGGGATTGAAATGCTACAAACCGGACACAAACAACGCGCCGTGATCTATGCCCGCTTCTCGTCGGACATGCAGACCACAGCGTCCATCGACGACCAGATTCGCGTTTGCACGGCCCTGGCGAACTCGCTCGATTTCACCGTGGTCGGGAGCTACCGCGATGACGCAATCAGTGGTGCCACCGATATACGCCCTGGATTTCAGGGGGTGATGCAAGCGGCGATGTCCGGACAGATTGACGTGGTCGTCGCAGAATCCCTTGATCGCCTCAGTCGTGATCTCGAGCACATCGCCGGCTTCTTCAAGCGGATGCAGTATCTCGGCGTCAAGATCGTCACCAAGGCCGAAGGTACCATCACCCATTATCAAGTTGGGATTGGCGGCATGATGAACGAGATGTTCCTCATGAACCTCGCGCAGAAGACCCACCGCGGGTTGGAGGGTCGGGTCAGGAACGGTAAATCCGCAGGCGGCAAGAGCTTTGGCTATGATATCCCGCGCACCCCCCTGCCCGATGGCACATTCACCACGGGCGATTTAGACATCAATTAAGCCGAGGCAGGCATCGTCCGGCGGATCTTCTCGGACTATGCGGCAGGCCAGAGTGCTCGCAGCATTGCCGCCGCGTTGAACCAGAAAGGTATTCCGGCCCCGCGCGCTGCGACCTGGTCATTCTCGACGATCTCGGGAAACTGGAAGCGCGGGACGGGCATCCTGAACAACGATCTCTACATCGGTGAGCGGGTGTGGAACCGGCAGCGCTTCGTGAAGTGTCCACAAACCGGTAAACGCCAGGCACTCCCCAACCCTCCCGAGGCCTGGGTCCGCGAGACCGTGCCGGATCTTCGGATCATCGATCAGGAACTCTGGGATCAGGTGAAGGCGCGTCAAGGCGCCACACGCAAAGAGATCCTAAACGCGCGCAGCGAAGACAATGGCCCGCAGGCCCATAAGGCCCGCCGTGCCCGCTACCTGCTGTCGGGAACCGTGGAATGCAGTGCCTGCGGTGCAGGCTACATCATGATCAGCGCCGACCGGATGGGCTGCTCGGCTGCCCGCAATCGCGGCACTTGCGATAACCGCAAAACCCTCAAGCGGATTGATCTCGAGGAGCGGGTTCTAAACGGACTGCGCCAACGGCTGATGACGCCGGAGATGATCACTACCTTTGTTGAGACCTATCAGGAGGAAAGCCGTAAGGGCAAACGCGACGCTAACGCAGCGCGGGTGAAGACCGAGCAGAACCTGCGCGCTGTCGCCCGCGAGATCGACAATATCGTCGAAGCCATCGCCCAAGGCATGTTCCAAGCCAGCATGAAGGCGAAAATGGACGCGCTGGAGGCCCGCAAGGCCGAGTTGGAGGGCGCACTCGCCACCCTGCCCGAGGAGGACACGGTCCTCCTCCATCCTGGTCTGGCCGATCTTTTCCGCAAGAAGGTGGAAGACCTCGTCACCAGCCTCAATGATCCGGGGATGAAGTCGGAAGCGGGGGAACTGCTGCGCAGCTTGATCGAGAAGATCATCCTGACGCCGGCTGATGCCGCCCCGAACGGGCATCTGATCTCGCTCCAGGGCGAGCTCGCCGGGATTTTGTCGTTTTGCGATAAGGGGATGGGCACAAATGCCAACGCCCGCAGCAGAGCTACGGGCGTTAGGCAAGTAACGATGGTTGCGGGAGCTCGATTTGGACATTGTTTCGCAAAGCTTCGTAAAACCCACGTCGCTCGGTGAAGGATGTTCGGGCCGGGGGATTCCGCTTTGGTGATTAATGGAAACTGGGCCTGCCGCCCGAGATACCTATGGTCGTCGTCGGCATGCCGATTCTACTGAACGTCTGGCCCTTGTGACCCCTCGTGACCAAGACGCCACATGGCGCGAATAGAACCGGCAACGATTCTTCCAGACCCCTACGCGACTGGAGGTCAATGTAACCGCCAGCAATAAGACTCTGCACCTAGTCGTCGGCGATCAGGCCTTGTCCGATCTCGCGAGCTCTTGAATAGGCAGAAAGCACCGCACACTCCCCCTATCGTTGGTCTAAACTTCTGTAGTTAAATGCCGAAATCCGACATTTATATGTGATGAAACTTAACCGAGGTGGTCCAAAGAAAGTCCGTTTAACAGAACCTACTTGGTTTGCTGACTGACAATACAGGATTGATGCCAGAAAAAAGAGTGTCTTCCGGGGTCGGCTCAACAGCGAGACAGGTATATCACATCAAAACGGCATTATCAGTAGATAAAACGGCATTATCAGTAGATCGCGGTCTCCCGGCTTTCGCCTTCGACGATCCAGCCGCGATACATCCCTTCACAATTGAACGGCGTCGTGATGACCCCACTCCGGTCAACGGCGATAAGCCCACCTGAGCCGCGAACGGCCGCCAGATCGGTCATTATCAAGCCTTCGGCCGCACGATCCATCGGGATGTTGGCCAGACGAATGCGGGCGTCGATTTCATGCGCCACGCACAGACGCATAAAGGTTTCGCCATCGCCGGTGGCCGATACCGCGCAGGTGGCGTTGTCGGCGAAGGTGCCGGCGCCGATCACCGGGGTGTCGCCGACGCGGCCCGGCCGCTTTGCCGTCATGCCGCCAGTTGATGTCGCCGCTGCGAGAACACCGTGGCGGTCACGGGCCACCGCGCCGACCGTTCCGTGACGCCGTGAGGGATCGTCGTCCAGTTTGCCCTCGCGCTCCATCCTTAGTGTGTCTTGCAAGGCGTCCCATCGCTCCTGCGTGTAGAAGTAGTCTTTGGCCCGAAAGTTCAGACCAGCAGCACGCGCGACGTTGAGGGCGCCGTCTCCAATCATCAGGACGTTATCGGTCTGCTCCAGAACAGCACGCGCCGCGAGTATGGGATTCTTGGGACCGAAAATGCCCGCGACAGCACCCGCCCGGCGGCTGCATCCAGCCATAAGTGCGGCGTCCATCTCCTGCGTCCCATCACGGGTAAAGACGGCACCTCGGCCCGCATTGAAAAGCGGTTCATCCTCAAGTGCGCACACCGCAGCCGTTACCGCGTCCAGCGCATTGCCATCCTGCAATAGCACCTCCTCGCCTGCGTCGAGCGCACGGACCAGCGCGGCGTGGTATAGCGCCTCGCGGCCCTGCGTCATGCAATCGCGTGCCATCACACCGGCGCCGCCGTGGATCACAAGACTGAAGCCCTGGGTCATTTCCGTCTCCAACTTGTCATTTGGTGTGCGTTACGCAGAGTGACCGACTTTTATGCTTCACATGTGACAAATGACGGTCGATCGTCAAATTAATGAGAGATGCCCTATCAATCGGCTAGCTTAGCGACAATACTGACTTTTAGCATTCGATCCTCGCGTGAGAAACGAAATGAACAAGATGAGCACACCCAGCAAATTTGGCACCAAGGGTCCGCTTATCGCTATCGGTGGTGCAGAGGATAGGTCTTCTCGCAGCGACATCTTGCGCCGCATTCTGACTATGACTGACAAAGAGGCGCCGACAGTCGGGGTCATCACGACAGCCAGCAGCATTCCCGACGACGTTTTCGAGATTTATAGAACCACATTTTGCACGATCGGCGCAGCCGAGGTTTTGGATCTTCGGATTCGCGACCGCATGGATGCGGCGTCGCTGGACATCGTCGCGATGATCCAAAGCTCGGACATCATATTCCTTTCAGGTGGCGATCAGATGCGCCTTACCAACATTCTCGGCGCGACTGCGGCAATGGCAGCCATCCGCGCCCGCCACGCGGATGGCGCCGTGATTGCCGGAACCAGCGCCGGTGCAGCGTGCCAATCGCAGACCATGGTCTATGGCGGTTCGGCGGGCGACGCGCTGCGCAAGGGCGCAGTGAGGATGTCTGCGGGCTTTGGCTTGGTCGAAGGCGTCATTATCGATACGCATTTTCTAGAGCGCGGCCGCTTTTCGCGGTTGATGGAGGTCGGCGCAACCAATCCCGAGTATCTCGGCCTCGGTATCGGTGAGGACGCGGCAGTTCTGTTCGACGGAGACGTGATACGCGCCTTTGGCTCGGGTCACACGATCATCGTCGATAGCTCGCAGGTCACCGGATCGAATGTGTGCGAGTTAGAAGACGGCCAACCGGTCAGCGTTCAGAACGTGATAATGCACGCGCTGGTCGATGGATTTGGATACAGTCAGACTGAACGACGGGTCTTGGGGCCCGATGAACTCCAAGCCAAGAGCTTGGAGTACACAAGTGCATATTCTTGAACTTCGCGCGCTGCGTGGACCGAACTATTACAGCCGCTATCCGGCTATTTACATGCGGCTCGACATCGCCCAGTTGGAAGATAGGCCCAGTGACAAGGTGCCGGGCATCGCGAAACAGCTTGAGGCACTGATCCCCACCATCCACAATCATCGATGCTCGGTCGGGGAGCCGGGCGGCTTTCTGCAACGGGTCGTGGGCGGGACATGGGCCGGCCATATGGTCGAACACGTGGCTATCGAATTGCAGAACCTTGTCGGGTTTTCGGTCGGCTACGGTAAAACCGTCGATAGCTACGATCTGGGCATCTACAACGTCGTCTATCGCTACCGCGACGAAGCCAGCGGTATCGCCGCAGGTGAGGCCGCGGTAGAGATCGTCCGCAAACTCTATAACGGCGACGATGTAGACCTCGGCCCGATTATTGATCATTTGAAATCGGTGCGTGACGCGAACGCTCTTGGCCCGTCGACGGGATCCATCGTCAGCGCGGCCAAAGCCCGCAACATTCCCGCCAGCAACCTGACGGAAGGGACCAGCTACATTCAGCTGGGTCATGGCATCAGACAGCGTCGATTTCAGGCGACAGTGACGGATGCCTCAGGGATTATCGGCTATTCGATTGCCGATGA includes:
- a CDS encoding cyanophycinase, which encodes MSTPSKFGTKGPLIAIGGAEDRSSRSDILRRILTMTDKEAPTVGVITTASSIPDDVFEIYRTTFCTIGAAEVLDLRIRDRMDAASLDIVAMIQSSDIIFLSGGDQMRLTNILGATAAMAAIRARHADGAVIAGTSAGAACQSQTMVYGGSAGDALRKGAVRMSAGFGLVEGVIIDTHFLERGRFSRLMEVGATNPEYLGLGIGEDAAVLFDGDVIRAFGSGHTIIVDSSQVTGSNVCELEDGQPVSVQNVIMHALVDGFGYSQTERRVLGPDELQAKSLEYTSAYS
- a CDS encoding recombinase family protein, encoding MLQTGHKQRAVIYARFSSDMQTTASIDDQIRVCTALANSLDFTVVGSYRDDAISGATDIRPGFQGVMQAAMSGQIDVVVAESLDRLSRDLEHIAGFFKRMQYLGVKIVTKAEGTITHYQVGIGGMMNEMFLMNLAQKTHRGLEGRVRNGKSAGGKSFGYDIPRTPLPDGTFTTGDLDIN
- a CDS encoding recombinase family protein — encoded protein: MVRRIFSDYAAGQSARSIAAALNQKGIPAPRAATWSFSTISGNWKRGTGILNNDLYIGERVWNRQRFVKCPQTGKRQALPNPPEAWVRETVPDLRIIDQELWDQVKARQGATRKEILNARSEDNGPQAHKARRARYLLSGTVECSACGAGYIMISADRMGCSAARNRGTCDNRKTLKRIDLEERVLNGLRQRLMTPEMITTFVETYQEESRKGKRDANAARVKTEQNLRAVAREIDNIVEAIAQGMFQASMKAKMDALEARKAELEGALATLPEEDTVLLHPGLADLFRKKVEDLVTSLNDPGMKSEAGELLRSLIEKIILTPADAAPNGHLISLQGELAGILSFCDKGMGTNANARSRATGVRQVTMVAGARFGHCFAKLRKTHVAR
- a CDS encoding isoaspartyl peptidase/L-asparaginase gives rise to the protein MTQGFSLVIHGGAGVMARDCMTQGREALYHAALVRALDAGEEVLLQDGNALDAVTAAVCALEDEPLFNAGRGAVFTRDGTQEMDAALMAGCSRRAGAVAGIFGPKNPILAARAVLEQTDNVLMIGDGALNVARAAGLNFRAKDYFYTQERWDALQDTLRMEREGKLDDDPSRRHGTVGAVARDRHGVLAAATSTGGMTAKRPGRVGDTPVIGAGTFADNATCAVSATGDGETFMRLCVAHEIDARIRLANIPMDRAAEGLIMTDLAAVRGSGGLIAVDRSGVITTPFNCEGMYRGWIVEGESRETAIY
- a CDS encoding copper-binding protein — protein: MTLGHNSTERTTNENPLTFDPRPCVVSASGAGADQQRDESFRDADERRADEGAVQTTAILNSIGDSTVNVSHHPIPEIGWPAMTIDFSLTAEAQMMGEVSVGDKVTLILSHEHLLLP